One Streptomyces sp. NBC_00523 genomic region harbors:
- a CDS encoding condensation domain-containing protein: MPHIKGPVRYPLSAELSARCVDQPGGEDMARFVMPLAWRVKGSVDSAALQHALDDVVARHESLRTTVTCGCGDGEAGYQTVLPPVPVPLTEHQLATAPNQSRDDLAEELLVKLHSDTMSMHQTPLLRAALHRFDDQDSVLTILFHHISGDGRSTHLLWRDLAAFYRARTTGTEPDLPPIRQYGEYAEWQQEWLNSPKTKELKEFWGGQLANAHILAPSADHPDRVADAHDPHYGSTTVDVAPDEMAEVRARARSGRSSTWHVLIAAGALLAAQLSGETDVALMTLRASRDHKDFQETIGMFVDTMPLRVDLNGCETFRDVLVRARNTCLEAYRRPLPSRNIAEESPDFLQPYVSSENVPVLFTYSVHARPGEEIRIADGAEPVKLRQEAALNRGGLCNWIIWDLPSGGLRMQLEYPPERIDEGTAAHWTTLFRELMLRITNTPDQSWKEV, encoded by the coding sequence TTCGCTACCCGCTCTCCGCCGAACTGTCCGCGCGCTGCGTCGATCAGCCGGGTGGAGAGGACATGGCGAGGTTCGTCATGCCGCTGGCGTGGCGGGTCAAGGGAAGCGTGGACTCAGCTGCCCTGCAGCATGCGTTGGACGACGTGGTGGCCAGGCACGAGTCACTGCGCACCACCGTCACCTGCGGCTGCGGGGACGGCGAAGCCGGCTACCAGACAGTGCTGCCGCCCGTGCCGGTGCCGTTGACCGAGCACCAGTTGGCAACCGCTCCGAACCAGTCGCGCGACGATCTCGCCGAGGAGCTCCTCGTCAAGCTTCACTCGGACACCATGTCGATGCACCAGACACCCTTGCTGCGGGCCGCCCTGCATCGGTTCGATGATCAGGATTCCGTGCTCACCATCCTGTTCCACCACATCTCCGGCGACGGGCGGTCAACCCACCTGCTCTGGCGCGATCTGGCCGCCTTCTACCGTGCACGCACAACCGGGACGGAACCGGACCTGCCGCCCATCCGACAGTACGGTGAGTACGCCGAATGGCAGCAGGAGTGGCTGAACAGCCCGAAGACCAAGGAGCTCAAGGAGTTCTGGGGCGGTCAGCTCGCCAACGCGCACATCCTGGCGCCATCGGCAGATCACCCTGACCGGGTCGCCGATGCGCATGACCCTCACTACGGCAGCACTACCGTGGATGTGGCTCCGGACGAGATGGCGGAGGTACGGGCCCGCGCGCGCAGTGGGCGCAGCTCCACCTGGCACGTGCTGATCGCGGCGGGTGCGCTGCTCGCCGCTCAGCTCTCCGGGGAAACCGATGTGGCTCTGATGACCCTCCGGGCTTCGCGTGATCACAAGGATTTCCAGGAGACGATCGGCATGTTCGTCGACACCATGCCGCTGCGGGTCGATCTCAACGGATGCGAGACCTTCCGGGATGTCCTTGTCCGTGCACGCAATACTTGCCTGGAGGCGTATCGCCGCCCGCTGCCGAGCCGCAATATTGCAGAGGAAAGCCCTGATTTCCTACAGCCCTACGTGAGTTCGGAGAACGTACCGGTCCTCTTCACCTACTCGGTGCATGCACGACCGGGCGAGGAAATCAGGATCGCCGACGGAGCCGAGCCAGTGAAACTTCGGCAGGAGGCAGCGCTCAACCGAGGGGGCTTGTGCAACTGGATTATCTGGGACCTCCCGTCGGGCGGCCTGAGAATGCAGCTCGAATATCCCCCCGAGCGGATCGATGAAGGCACCGCCGCGCACTGGACCACGCTGTTCCGCGAGCTGATGCTGCGCATCACCAACACTCCCGATCAGAGCTGGAAGGAAGTCTAG
- a CDS encoding acyl carrier protein, with protein sequence MDATTANDLASKVLATVITAVKRVYSGEVDENLDLIAAGFDSLSSMELTTILEQELGVDCTLADIFDTTSLVELADLLVQRINEAGNR encoded by the coding sequence GTGGACGCCACAACCGCCAATGACCTTGCCTCCAAGGTTCTCGCCACGGTGATCACCGCGGTCAAGAGGGTCTATTCCGGGGAAGTCGACGAGAACCTCGACCTGATCGCGGCCGGCTTCGATTCGCTTTCCTCCATGGAGCTGACGACCATCCTGGAGCAGGAACTCGGTGTCGACTGCACGCTCGCCGATATTTTCGACACGACCTCTCTTGTCGAGCTGGCCGACCTTCTGGTCCAGCGCATCAATGAGGCCGGCAACCGGTAG
- a CDS encoding ATP-grasp domain-containing protein, translating into MTDENKTRTVVVCRYQPELLAALLDHDARASRDVDVCVVLERADVMYKSTDEQLLARCRKVYTVGSFDSLAELSAVAVDLRQAWPPVSRVCNQDELSQFGAGYLRLLLQDAQSEPIHHVALRDKRLMKQLVRDAGVPTAEYRSLPEPGDRAAAAAAAGELTAPLVVKPAAGFGASSTVRVDDAEELGRAAGEVTFDPAQRSRHLIVEEFVQGDELCVDALWSGGEALTFVVHRYLRPRMTVLENALDGSVILLPEEHPELYRRLREMHSRINPALGIHDGPSHLEVFERPDGELVFSEVASRAGGGWVQDMISAYHGHSTWSLVAETVLTGGVPAFHRAFPHIGGISIRPASPGVITAEPADTDLQAFPGTIAWHRRRRIGDRARLMGPSDWYFFVILGADTAEGLVETCVRAARTFALRTDAEDTSAVASRPSDREGRRPQSTR; encoded by the coding sequence ATGACTGATGAGAACAAAACCCGCACAGTCGTGGTGTGCAGGTATCAACCGGAGCTGCTTGCGGCGCTCTTGGACCATGATGCCCGGGCTTCCCGAGACGTCGACGTCTGTGTCGTGCTGGAACGCGCCGACGTCATGTACAAGTCGACGGACGAACAGCTGCTCGCACGGTGCCGAAAGGTGTACACCGTCGGCAGTTTCGACTCGCTGGCCGAACTGTCGGCTGTAGCCGTCGATCTGCGCCAAGCCTGGCCGCCGGTGAGCCGGGTGTGCAATCAGGACGAGCTGAGCCAGTTCGGCGCGGGCTATCTGAGGTTGCTGCTCCAGGACGCTCAGTCCGAGCCGATTCATCACGTCGCGCTCCGGGACAAGCGTTTGATGAAGCAACTGGTCCGAGACGCAGGTGTGCCCACAGCGGAGTATCGGTCCCTTCCTGAGCCCGGAGACCGGGCCGCCGCAGCCGCGGCCGCGGGCGAGCTCACTGCTCCGTTGGTCGTGAAGCCGGCCGCCGGCTTCGGAGCCAGCTCCACGGTCAGAGTCGATGACGCCGAGGAACTGGGCCGGGCAGCCGGCGAGGTGACCTTCGATCCCGCGCAGCGCTCCCGGCATCTGATCGTCGAGGAGTTCGTGCAGGGCGATGAGCTGTGCGTCGATGCACTCTGGTCCGGCGGAGAGGCGCTGACCTTCGTGGTGCACCGATATCTGCGCCCACGGATGACCGTTCTGGAGAACGCGCTCGACGGATCGGTGATCCTGCTGCCCGAGGAGCATCCTGAGCTGTACCGCCGGCTGCGAGAGATGCATTCCCGGATCAACCCGGCTCTCGGCATCCACGACGGGCCGAGCCACCTCGAGGTCTTCGAGCGTCCGGACGGTGAGCTGGTCTTCTCCGAGGTCGCTTCGCGTGCCGGAGGCGGCTGGGTCCAGGACATGATCAGTGCCTATCACGGCCACTCCACGTGGTCACTGGTCGCCGAGACGGTTCTGACCGGTGGCGTTCCAGCCTTCCACCGGGCCTTTCCGCACATTGGCGGGATCAGTATCCGGCCGGCCTCGCCCGGTGTCATCACCGCGGAACCAGCCGACACCGACCTGCAGGCCTTTCCGGGCACGATCGCCTGGCACCGGCGCCGCCGCATCGGTGATCGAGCCCGTCTGATGGGACCGTCGGACTGGTACTTCTTCGTGATCCTCGGTGCGGACACGGCCGAGGGCCTCGTGGAGACCTGCGTCCGAGCTGCCCGGACCTTCGCCCTCCGGACGGACGCCGAGGACACATCCGCGGTTGCGTCGAGGCCATCGGACCGCGAGGGGCGTCGGCCGCAGTCGACGAGATGA
- a CDS encoding AMP-binding protein — MNADYSAAPWADVACGLSSRHPCGTVPIRESIAYPFLEQATAQPHREAVRHSSGVYTYGQLAERAISVAGGLQDFGVTPGSRISLIANRDPQLIVSVIACLMAGAIVSVVDASYPARRIHGMVTATRPVCVLVAGTRYRPDSGIPVLSTDDIAFRSGTVVENVSAHAYLGHTSGTTGHPKLVNGTHSAVRHFIQWYTQHFKLDARTRFAMISGLSHDPLWRDIFLPLSIGGQVHIPDVRTWAHGEKLAAWLQENAITDLNTTPTMARRFLTGQGGPLTALRRVVLGGEPTYWDDLRSFTRSAPAATFVPSYGATETPQIAALGVLDPGDIGDQSGMVPLGAAAPGFELMLVDEAGARLSGEGLGEIVVRSPHIAHGYFDTENSTGFSVSDDVLMYATGDMAYLTAQGSVVFRGRDDRRIKVRGVRIESTEIESAIRELPEVVDSVVVMASPQLPGKGLPASEKLLAFVATRESGSLSERQVKSHLAKALPAPAVPEYVSVTREFPIGTNGKVDLPVMLDEWRKEVHTRAVPQTIGAARSDPRFRTPADE; from the coding sequence ATGAATGCAGATTACTCCGCTGCACCCTGGGCGGACGTGGCATGCGGTCTGTCGAGTCGCCACCCCTGCGGAACCGTTCCGATTCGCGAGTCAATCGCTTATCCGTTCCTGGAACAGGCAACCGCACAGCCCCACCGCGAGGCCGTAAGGCATTCTTCCGGAGTATATACGTACGGGCAACTCGCAGAACGAGCAATTTCAGTTGCCGGCGGCCTCCAAGATTTCGGAGTCACACCGGGATCCCGGATCTCCTTGATCGCGAACCGCGACCCCCAGTTGATTGTTTCCGTCATCGCGTGCCTCATGGCAGGTGCAATCGTTTCCGTCGTGGATGCATCGTATCCGGCGAGACGCATACATGGAATGGTCACCGCGACTCGACCGGTCTGCGTACTCGTCGCCGGAACACGCTATCGCCCAGATTCAGGAATCCCCGTCCTCTCCACTGATGACATAGCCTTCCGTAGCGGAACCGTCGTCGAAAACGTCTCCGCCCACGCGTATCTTGGACACACATCCGGGACTACCGGCCACCCCAAGCTTGTCAATGGAACGCACAGCGCGGTCAGGCACTTCATCCAGTGGTACACGCAGCACTTCAAACTGGACGCCCGTACTCGCTTCGCCATGATCTCCGGCCTGTCACATGACCCGCTGTGGCGGGACATTTTCCTGCCCCTCTCCATCGGCGGCCAGGTCCACATACCTGACGTCCGCACGTGGGCTCACGGAGAAAAGCTCGCAGCCTGGTTGCAGGAAAACGCCATCACTGACCTCAACACCACCCCGACAATGGCGCGAAGATTCCTGACGGGACAAGGGGGCCCTCTGACCGCATTGCGCCGTGTGGTTCTTGGTGGAGAGCCAACATATTGGGATGACCTTCGCAGCTTCACGAGGAGCGCCCCCGCAGCCACCTTCGTGCCCTCCTACGGTGCAACCGAGACCCCCCAAATCGCCGCTCTGGGAGTCCTTGATCCCGGTGATATCGGAGACCAGTCGGGCATGGTCCCGCTCGGGGCCGCCGCTCCAGGCTTTGAACTGATGCTCGTGGACGAGGCCGGCGCCAGGCTGTCCGGCGAGGGGCTCGGTGAAATAGTTGTCCGCTCTCCGCACATAGCGCACGGATACTTCGATACGGAGAACAGCACCGGCTTCAGCGTATCGGACGACGTTCTCATGTACGCGACCGGCGATATGGCATACCTAACCGCACAAGGAAGCGTGGTATTTCGCGGGCGAGATGACCGGCGCATAAAAGTCCGTGGCGTGAGGATCGAGTCGACTGAGATCGAGTCGGCCATCAGGGAACTTCCAGAGGTAGTGGACTCCGTGGTCGTCATGGCGTCTCCACAGTTGCCCGGAAAAGGACTGCCGGCCAGCGAGAAGCTATTGGCTTTCGTCGCCACAAGGGAATCGGGCTCCCTTTCCGAAAGGCAGGTCAAGAGCCATCTCGCCAAAGCTCTACCGGCCCCCGCGGTCCCCGAGTACGTTTCCGTCACGCGCGAGTTCCCCATCGGAACGAACGGGAAAGTCGACCTGCCCGTAATGCTCGATGAATGGAGGAAAGAGGTTCACACCCGAGCCGTTCCTCAAACAATCGGCGCCGCACGATCAGATCCGCGCTTCCGCACGCCGGCGGATGAATAG
- a CDS encoding NAD-dependent epimerase/dehydratase family protein, with product MSDTPTPTGTKRVLVIGSTGYLGQYIAQSFADAGYRVAALQRPGGRPVDPRFTAVPGDLTDPASLHSASKGFDLVIHAGRIEGTLEREGVEAILASGTRLIHTSGGDVLGPGETFEDTVPQPPDCVAWRGPVEHAVRQGGGILVRPGLIYGNNGGVVPDQLLPVTVKLGAGLYFERRGIRWPAVHVADLAELYLLVAEKAQPGTAWNGVAETILVDELAAATGEGKSVCWPSTDNPPEEIADIVELYVMDHTVSSERTRRQMGWVPKHLNAIEYLREECTKALQALS from the coding sequence GTGTCTGACACACCCACGCCGACCGGTACGAAGCGAGTCCTGGTCATAGGCTCCACCGGATATCTCGGCCAGTACATCGCGCAGTCGTTTGCCGATGCCGGGTACCGTGTCGCCGCCTTGCAGCGCCCCGGTGGCCGACCGGTCGACCCACGCTTCACCGCAGTACCTGGGGATCTGACGGACCCCGCCTCGTTGCACAGCGCTTCCAAGGGCTTTGACCTGGTCATTCACGCAGGCCGGATTGAGGGCACCCTGGAGCGCGAGGGTGTCGAGGCGATCCTCGCCTCCGGCACTCGGCTCATCCACACCTCTGGTGGCGACGTGCTCGGCCCTGGCGAAACCTTCGAGGACACGGTTCCCCAGCCACCCGACTGCGTGGCCTGGCGTGGCCCGGTCGAGCACGCGGTGCGCCAGGGCGGCGGCATCCTGGTCCGGCCCGGACTGATCTACGGCAACAATGGTGGCGTCGTCCCGGACCAGCTGCTGCCGGTGACCGTCAAACTGGGTGCGGGACTCTACTTCGAACGGCGTGGCATACGCTGGCCGGCCGTGCACGTTGCCGACCTCGCGGAGCTCTATCTGTTGGTGGCGGAGAAGGCCCAGCCGGGCACCGCGTGGAATGGGGTTGCCGAAACCATCCTTGTCGACGAACTCGCTGCGGCGACGGGTGAGGGAAAGTCGGTGTGCTGGCCGTCGACCGACAATCCCCCGGAGGAGATCGCGGACATCGTCGAGCTGTACGTGATGGACCATACCGTGAGTTCAGAAAGGACTCGGCGTCAGATGGGTTGGGTTCCCAAACATCTGAACGCCATCGAATATCTTCGCGAGGAGTGCACGAAGGCGCTTCAGGCGCTTTCCTGA
- a CDS encoding cytochrome P450 family protein produces the protein MGKCPIVLDRLGKDIHAEARALRAQGPVTRVELPGGYFGWSVTDYAVAKKMLLDPRFPKNAKKYWPPLVNGDVSMDWEMITWVMMENINTRDGEEHDRLRKLVSHAFAPRQVEASRPLIEKVIGELLDDLETAEPGEAVDLKGRFTYALPAWVICDMFGVPVEARKRMLQGAVANSKTTITPEEAEENLRQWHEAMAELVATKRAKPGDDLTSLLIQAREEDDALTDDELLGSLHVLLGAGSETLGNVMAHAVVDLLSHPDQLELVTSGKADWATAFAETVRKDAAVAQLPFRYAAEDVEIGGVRIEKGDLVMIAFAGVGRDPKVHGETADAFDILREDKTNLSFGHGPHACLGRSLATLQATLALPALFERFPNMRLATAPEDIPPQGTFIMNGYATLPVVLH, from the coding sequence ATGGGTAAGTGCCCGATCGTCCTTGACCGCCTGGGCAAGGACATCCATGCCGAGGCACGCGCGCTGCGTGCACAGGGGCCGGTGACGCGTGTCGAACTACCGGGCGGCTACTTCGGCTGGTCGGTGACCGACTACGCGGTCGCCAAGAAGATGCTTCTCGACCCGCGGTTCCCCAAGAACGCCAAGAAGTACTGGCCGCCGCTGGTCAACGGCGACGTGTCCATGGACTGGGAAATGATCACCTGGGTGATGATGGAGAACATCAACACCCGGGACGGCGAAGAGCACGATCGGCTGCGCAAGCTGGTCTCCCACGCTTTCGCACCCCGCCAGGTGGAAGCCAGCCGTCCGCTCATCGAGAAGGTCATCGGGGAACTGCTCGACGACCTGGAAACCGCCGAGCCGGGTGAGGCTGTCGATCTCAAGGGCCGGTTCACGTACGCCCTGCCCGCCTGGGTCATCTGTGACATGTTCGGGGTGCCGGTCGAGGCGCGCAAGCGGATGCTGCAGGGCGCGGTGGCCAACAGCAAGACGACCATCACGCCGGAGGAGGCGGAGGAGAACCTGCGTCAGTGGCACGAGGCCATGGCAGAGCTTGTCGCCACCAAGCGCGCAAAGCCCGGTGACGACCTCACCAGTCTGCTGATCCAGGCACGTGAAGAGGACGACGCCCTGACCGACGACGAACTCCTCGGCAGCCTCCACGTGCTGCTCGGGGCAGGGTCCGAGACGCTCGGCAACGTCATGGCACACGCGGTCGTCGACCTGCTGAGCCACCCCGACCAGCTGGAGCTGGTGACGAGCGGAAAGGCCGACTGGGCTACGGCGTTTGCCGAGACCGTCCGCAAGGACGCCGCGGTCGCCCAGCTGCCCTTCCGGTACGCGGCCGAGGACGTCGAGATCGGCGGCGTCCGGATCGAGAAGGGCGACCTGGTGATGATTGCCTTCGCGGGCGTCGGGCGCGACCCGAAGGTCCACGGCGAGACCGCCGATGCCTTTGACATCCTGCGCGAGGACAAGACCAACCTGTCGTTCGGCCACGGACCACACGCGTGCCTCGGCCGCTCGCTGGCCACTCTCCAGGCGACACTCGCCCTTCCGGCTCTCTTCGAGCGGTTCCCCAACATGCGGCTCGCCACCGCGCCTGAGGACATTCCGCCGCAGGGCACGTTCATCATGAACGGCTACGCAACCCTCCCGGTCGTCCTTCACTGA
- a CDS encoding aldo/keto reductase family protein codes for MEYRFVGRSGLMVSEIAYGNWITHGSQIEADAARACVRAALDAGITTFDTADMYADTRAESVLGEALHGERRQGLEILTKVYFPTGPGRNDRGLSRKHVLESIDGSLRRLRTDYVDIYQAHRFDKFTPLEETMEAFADVVRAGKALYIGVSEWTAEQIHAAAALARELRLPLISSQPQYNAIWRVPESAVIPAGDEEGLGLFAWSPMAQGVLTGKYVPGQQRPAGARGADPANDMFMGHLLKDELLERVMLLKPLAAEAGLTLAQLAIAWVLHNPSVSAAIVGASRPEQVVENVAASGQKLDEELVRRIDEALAPAIVKDPTLTESYDQRP; via the coding sequence ATGGAATACCGCTTCGTCGGCCGCAGTGGCCTGATGGTAAGTGAGATCGCCTACGGTAACTGGATCACCCACGGGTCGCAGATCGAGGCCGACGCCGCGCGCGCGTGTGTCCGCGCGGCGCTCGACGCCGGGATCACCACATTCGACACGGCGGACATGTACGCCGATACCCGTGCGGAGTCCGTGCTGGGCGAAGCCCTGCACGGCGAGCGTCGGCAAGGCCTGGAGATCCTCACCAAGGTCTACTTCCCCACGGGCCCGGGCCGCAACGATCGCGGTCTGTCCCGCAAACACGTGCTCGAGTCGATCGACGGCTCCCTGCGGCGGCTGCGGACGGACTACGTCGACATCTACCAGGCCCACCGTTTCGACAAGTTCACCCCGCTCGAGGAGACCATGGAGGCATTTGCCGACGTGGTCCGCGCGGGCAAGGCCCTCTACATCGGGGTTTCGGAGTGGACCGCGGAGCAGATCCACGCGGCTGCCGCACTCGCCCGCGAGCTGCGCCTGCCGCTGATCTCCTCCCAGCCTCAGTACAACGCGATCTGGCGGGTCCCCGAGTCCGCGGTGATTCCGGCGGGGGACGAGGAAGGGCTTGGACTGTTCGCCTGGTCACCTATGGCGCAGGGCGTGCTCACCGGAAAGTACGTGCCCGGACAGCAGCGACCCGCAGGTGCCCGAGGAGCCGACCCGGCCAACGACATGTTCATGGGGCATCTGCTCAAGGACGAGCTCCTGGAGCGGGTGATGCTGCTCAAGCCGCTGGCGGCGGAGGCCGGCCTCACCCTCGCCCAGCTGGCGATCGCCTGGGTGCTGCACAACCCGTCTGTGTCCGCGGCGATCGTTGGCGCCTCGCGCCCCGAACAGGTCGTCGAGAACGTCGCCGCGTCAGGCCAGAAGCTGGACGAGGAACTCGTGCGCAGGATCGACGAGGCCTTGGCGCCGGCCATCGTCAAGGACCCCACCCTGACGGAGAGCTACGACCAGCGCCCGTAG
- a CDS encoding SgcJ/EcaC family oxidoreductase: MTTDTTAAPTNAVRPHDAAAVRGLIQRVVAAWRAQDAEAFSLVYAPDASVILPGALLKGRPAIHEYMAEAFRGKWKGTHVLGVPKEMRYVGADEKVVLLLSEGGAYLPDATEVPTEHAIRAMWFFVERDGEWLVDCYANTPMGGVVPMPGSGS, from the coding sequence ATGACCACCGACACAACAGCCGCGCCGACCAACGCGGTTCGTCCTCACGACGCAGCAGCGGTCCGTGGGCTCATCCAGCGCGTCGTCGCGGCCTGGCGCGCACAGGACGCCGAAGCGTTCTCGCTGGTCTACGCACCGGACGCCAGCGTGATTCTCCCCGGGGCGTTGCTCAAGGGCCGCCCGGCCATTCACGAGTACATGGCTGAAGCCTTCCGCGGCAAGTGGAAGGGAACGCACGTTCTCGGCGTGCCGAAGGAGATGCGTTACGTCGGCGCGGACGAGAAGGTCGTGCTGCTTCTCTCGGAGGGAGGCGCGTATCTGCCCGACGCCACCGAGGTGCCGACCGAGCACGCCATCCGCGCCATGTGGTTCTTCGTCGAGCGCGACGGCGAGTGGCTGGTGGATTGCTACGCGAACACCCCGATGGGCGGCGTGGTCCCGATGCCGGGTTCGGGCAGCTGA
- a CDS encoding acyl-CoA dehydrogenase family protein yields the protein MQSTAIPTRTELVERARGLVPMLREHAARAEHKARLADEVVAALTEAGIFRMRTPARFGGYECDAATLIDVGIELGRGDGSVAFDVAAWWIMSWNVGLFPDEVQDVVFADPDVRICGTLAPTATAEPTTGGLRVTGTWAFNSGAAHSSWKVFSAILPTDDGALPIMGLVPSAELDVVEDWDVSGLRGTGSVTLSGQDVFVPEGRYIPIPALLQQQYASKRNAESTMYRAPVVGAVGAATCGKLIGLARAAQEDFLERIAKRPITNTSYERQIDAPVTHLQVAEATLKTDEAEHHARKLAAMVDGKAGAGQEWTLQERAYARVAVGRVCQLTAEAVDLLAGASGGSSIYADQLIQRIRRDIQAITIHALNLPSTNLELYGRVLCGLEPNTFFV from the coding sequence GTGCAGAGCACAGCCATACCCACTCGGACCGAACTGGTCGAGCGCGCCAGGGGCTTGGTGCCGATGCTGCGCGAGCATGCTGCCCGCGCCGAGCACAAGGCTCGACTTGCGGACGAGGTGGTCGCCGCGCTGACCGAAGCCGGGATCTTCCGCATGCGGACCCCCGCGCGCTTCGGCGGCTACGAGTGCGACGCGGCCACGCTGATAGACGTGGGCATCGAACTCGGTCGCGGCGACGGTTCCGTGGCCTTCGATGTCGCCGCTTGGTGGATCATGTCGTGGAATGTGGGCCTCTTCCCCGATGAGGTGCAGGACGTGGTCTTCGCCGACCCGGACGTGCGCATCTGCGGCACCCTCGCGCCGACGGCTACGGCCGAACCCACCACGGGCGGCCTCCGGGTCACCGGAACCTGGGCGTTCAACAGCGGCGCCGCGCACAGTTCCTGGAAGGTGTTCTCGGCCATCCTGCCCACTGATGACGGTGCGCTGCCGATCATGGGACTTGTTCCGAGCGCCGAGCTCGACGTCGTCGAGGACTGGGACGTCTCCGGCCTGCGTGGCACCGGCAGCGTCACGCTGAGCGGGCAGGACGTCTTCGTCCCGGAGGGGCGCTACATCCCCATCCCGGCCCTGCTGCAGCAGCAGTACGCCTCGAAGCGCAATGCCGAATCGACGATGTACCGCGCGCCGGTGGTCGGTGCTGTCGGGGCCGCCACCTGCGGCAAGCTCATCGGTCTGGCCCGCGCGGCCCAGGAGGACTTCCTGGAACGGATCGCCAAGCGCCCCATAACCAACACGTCGTATGAGCGGCAGATCGACGCACCCGTCACCCATCTGCAGGTCGCCGAGGCGACGCTGAAGACCGACGAGGCCGAGCATCATGCCCGCAAGCTCGCCGCGATGGTGGACGGCAAGGCGGGCGCGGGTCAGGAGTGGACGCTTCAGGAACGCGCCTACGCACGAGTGGCCGTCGGCAGGGTGTGCCAGCTCACCGCGGAGGCGGTGGACCTGCTCGCCGGCGCATCCGGCGGCAGTTCCATCTACGCCGACCAGCTCATCCAGCGCATCCGCCGGGACATCCAGGCCATCACCATCCACGCGCTCAACCTGCCCAGCACCAACCTCGAGCTCTACGGCCGGGTGCTGTGCGGGCTTGAGCCGAACACCTTCTTCGTCTGA
- a CDS encoding epoxide hydrolase family protein: protein MQPFRINIPEAELEDLQRRLAATRWPETSPGMDWERGVPLDYLRDLVSYWRTEFDWRAAEAKLNEFPQFRVEIAGTPIHFLHVRSPEPDATPMIMTHGWPGSFVEFTNVIGPLTDPRAHGGDPSQAFHLVIPSLPGFGFSNPVADRGWSFFRTAGAWAELMGRLGYDRYVIQGADLGTWVGTIQAGLDAEHVAGLHLNFLITPPGPDPADLIGLSEIELGRLGLLSLFADEGSGYMKLQATRPQTLAYSLTDSPVGQLAWIVEKFMEWTDAEKSPDDAVDRDQLLTNATLYWLTRSGASSAHFYCDNAPLLPTAPNMPPPPPVLPVPLGVSVFPRDPAQPIRRFAERVFPNIVQWSEHDRGGHFAAMEEPDLLTADLRSFAAAVRATTPAQSQ, encoded by the coding sequence ATGCAACCCTTCCGTATCAATATCCCCGAGGCCGAGCTCGAGGATCTTCAGCGACGACTGGCCGCCACCCGATGGCCGGAGACGTCCCCCGGCATGGACTGGGAGCGGGGTGTGCCACTCGACTACCTCCGTGATCTGGTGTCCTACTGGCGGACCGAGTTCGACTGGCGCGCCGCAGAGGCCAAGCTCAACGAGTTCCCGCAGTTCCGCGTGGAGATCGCCGGCACGCCGATCCACTTCCTGCACGTACGCTCGCCCGAGCCGGACGCGACACCGATGATCATGACGCATGGGTGGCCGGGATCCTTCGTGGAATTCACCAACGTGATCGGGCCACTGACGGATCCCCGCGCACATGGCGGAGACCCCTCGCAGGCGTTCCACCTGGTGATCCCCAGCCTTCCTGGCTTCGGCTTCTCCAACCCCGTGGCCGACCGCGGCTGGAGCTTCTTCCGGACGGCAGGCGCCTGGGCCGAGCTGATGGGCCGCCTTGGCTACGACCGGTACGTGATTCAGGGCGCCGACCTGGGCACATGGGTCGGAACGATCCAGGCCGGTCTTGACGCCGAGCACGTCGCCGGGCTGCATCTGAACTTCCTGATCACCCCGCCGGGACCTGACCCCGCCGACCTCATCGGCCTCAGCGAGATCGAGCTCGGCCGGCTCGGCCTGCTGTCGCTCTTCGCCGATGAGGGATCGGGCTACATGAAGCTCCAGGCCACCCGGCCACAGACGCTGGCGTACAGCCTGACCGATTCCCCGGTAGGCCAACTCGCTTGGATCGTAGAGAAGTTCATGGAGTGGACCGACGCGGAGAAGTCGCCCGATGACGCGGTGGACCGCGATCAGCTGCTGACCAACGCCACGCTCTACTGGCTGACCCGCAGCGGAGCGTCGTCCGCGCACTTCTACTGCGACAACGCCCCGCTTCTGCCCACCGCGCCGAACATGCCCCCGCCGCCGCCGGTGCTGCCGGTGCCGCTGGGTGTCTCGGTCTTTCCCCGCGATCCCGCACAGCCGATCCGCCGCTTCGCCGAGCGAGTCTTTCCGAACATCGTTCAGTGGTCCGAGCACGATCGCGGCGGTCATTTCGCCGCGATGGAAGAGCCTGACCTGCTCACCGCCGATCTGCGGTCATTCGCCGCGGCAGTGCGCGCCACGACGCCGGCACAGTCACAGTAG